In Phyllobacterium zundukense, one DNA window encodes the following:
- a CDS encoding LysE family translocator — translation MPDLTLWGLFVAASVVLLLTPGPAVLYIVARSVEQGRAAGLVSVLGIHLGTIVHITAAAVGLSALIVSSALAFAIVKYLGAAYLVWIGIRTLMAKDPDPRAPVVPAEPLRRIFRDGFVVNLFNPKTAIFFLAFLPQFVDPARGALHWQILILGLTFMALGIISDGMFALVAGAAGDFLRRNRRFLRLQRWFAGTSFIGLGVTAALATRK, via the coding sequence ATGCCTGATTTGACCTTGTGGGGCCTGTTCGTCGCGGCGTCGGTGGTGCTGCTGCTCACACCAGGCCCGGCAGTACTTTATATCGTCGCGCGCTCGGTCGAGCAGGGACGGGCAGCGGGGCTGGTCTCGGTGCTTGGTATTCATCTCGGCACCATCGTTCACATCACCGCGGCGGCGGTCGGGCTGTCGGCCCTGATCGTGTCGTCGGCACTCGCCTTCGCGATTGTCAAATATCTTGGCGCCGCCTATCTTGTCTGGATCGGCATCCGCACCCTGATGGCCAAAGACCCCGATCCACGGGCGCCCGTCGTACCGGCCGAGCCGCTGCGCCGCATCTTCCGCGACGGCTTCGTCGTCAACCTCTTCAATCCGAAGACGGCGATCTTCTTCCTCGCCTTCCTGCCGCAATTTGTCGATCCCGCCCGTGGCGCGCTGCATTGGCAGATACTTATACTCGGGCTGACCTTTATGGCCCTCGGCATCATCAGCGACGGAATGTTCGCGCTCGTCGCTGGCGCTGCAGGCGATTTCCTCCGCCGCAACCGGCGGTTCCTGCGCTTACAGCGCTGGTTCGCCGGCACCTCCTTCATCGGTCTTGGGGTCACCGCCGCCTTGGCGACGCGCAAATAG
- a CDS encoding Tll0287-like domain-containing protein, whose amino-acid sequence MHRGLRCGVFLAALAYCLLAGIVAADDNEDIATGERLAAFLRAGRSVISSHQNLINDPAIGNKNLTGQRVVAEALETFGRQGKSAAAGNFTEADKQLFDAQIEALREVVDEHQKMIDTKGVGFKGFIPATFARLVNERFEEKVGDRAKMKVTAPVDLVRNRKASPDNWEQSVIEQKFLSAGWPKGQSFVEAVEVNGHPSFRMLIPEYYSASCLTCHGMPKGEVDVTGYPKEGAAEGDLAGAISITLFK is encoded by the coding sequence ATGCATCGCGGACTGAGATGCGGAGTCTTTCTGGCAGCGCTTGCTTATTGCTTGCTTGCAGGAATTGTTGCGGCGGACGACAATGAGGACATCGCGACTGGGGAGCGACTTGCTGCTTTTTTGCGTGCCGGTCGCAGCGTCATCTCAAGTCATCAAAACCTTATCAATGACCCTGCGATCGGAAACAAGAACCTTACCGGTCAACGTGTCGTAGCCGAGGCCCTTGAAACGTTCGGGCGCCAAGGAAAATCGGCGGCGGCCGGAAACTTCACTGAGGCTGACAAACAGCTGTTTGACGCCCAGATCGAGGCATTGCGCGAGGTTGTCGACGAGCACCAGAAAATGATCGACACCAAGGGCGTTGGCTTCAAGGGCTTTATTCCTGCCACTTTCGCGCGCCTGGTCAACGAACGCTTTGAGGAAAAAGTAGGGGACCGGGCCAAAATGAAAGTGACCGCCCCGGTGGATCTGGTTCGCAATCGCAAGGCCAGTCCCGACAATTGGGAGCAGAGTGTCATCGAGCAGAAATTCCTGTCTGCCGGTTGGCCGAAGGGCCAGTCCTTCGTTGAAGCCGTCGAAGTGAATGGCCACCCATCGTTCCGCATGCTCATTCCCGAATACTATTCCGCGTCGTGCCTGACATGCCATGGCATGCCCAAAGGCGAGGTCGACGTCACCGGCTACCCAAAAGAGGGAGCGGCTGAAGGCGATTTGGCAGGTGCAATCAGCATCACGCTGTTCAAATGA